GCGCGTGCGACCGAGCGGAATCCCGACCCCGCACCTGCGCCGTCGCGCAGATCGAGGCGCACCGTACCCGCCCGTGCGCCGGCGCGCGCCGGTCGGCTCGTGCAGATGGAACTGCCGCTCTCGGCCTGAGCCGTCGGTCCGTCCCTATCGGGTGTTACCGACGGCCCACCGCCGCCAGCTCTCGTGGTCGAAGTGCCACCACTCGGCATCGTAGACGATGAACCCTTCCGCCTGCATCGCCCGCCGGAGCAGGGCGCGGAACCACCGCTGCTCCGACGTCCCGCCCGGATAGAACGGATACGCGCGCGGCGAGAACTCGTCGTAGCCGCTCACCATCGGTACGTCGCGGCCGGTGCGGAGATCGTAGAGCGACAGGTCGACCGCCGCGCCGCGATTGTGCCGCGATCCGTTCGCCGGATCCGCGACGAAGACCCGCTGCGAATCGGGCGTCGCATCCCAGAACATCCGCGTCACGTACCAGGGGCGGTACGCATCGTGGATGAGGAGACCGTACCCCTGTGAGGCGAGGGTGCGCTGCACGCGCGCGAGCGCTTCGGCGGCGGGCCGCTGCAGGCGCGCCTGCGCGCGCTCGTACATCACGGCGCCCATGAAGTTGTCCGTGGTCGCATAGCGGATGTCGAGCCGCATCCCAGGGTCGAGCGTGACGAGGTCAACGAGCTCGCCCGTCTCGCGTCCCGGCTGCGGCGGCGGTGCCGCGGCCAATGCCTCGCGCCGCAGGATCTCGATGGGGCGCTGCGGCGTGATGCGGAACGTCGAACCGTCCTCCGGTGCGATGGCGCGGCGCCGGAATCGCGTGTCGCCGATGCGGACCGCCGTGACGCGCGACGCGGAGCCATCGCCCCTGTCGCGTTCGAGACGCATCGTCCGGCCCGCATACGGGCCGGAGGTCGGGAAGCGCAGTCGGTCGCCGTCCACCACCTCGAGCGGACGGAACTGGAACCACCCGACGAGCGCGAACAGGCGTCCGTCACGCTCGAGCAGGTAGAGCACGTCGTCGTCCTCGCCGTACTCCCCGATGATCGCGCGCCACGCAGCCGGTGGTGGTGCCGGTCGCCGCTCGGGTGTGCGGACGAAGGTGTCGCCCGCGAACGCGAGACGCGCGCGTCCACCATCCGTCGGCAGCAGACGCACCATCGCCCCGAACGCGAGTCGGCCGTCGGCGATGAGCGAGGTGTCGTCGATCGCACGCAGCAACAGCGGCGTACCGCCATGGAGGTCGTCGAGCCAGAGGTCGCCGAGTCGATCCTCGAGTTCGACGGTCCGCGTGCTGCCGCGATAGGTGCCCTCGAGCGCCCCGCGCCGCGGCGCATCGATGACGTGCGTGGCACGGGGGACTTCGACCGGCTCCCCGGCCCGTGCCGCACGCCACAACCGAAGTGCCTCGGAGGCGATGCGACCAGCGACGGCGTGGGCCCCGTCGAGCGAGAGCGTGACGGCTGCACCAAGTCGCTCATCGGGCAGCGCCTCGAGTTCGGCGCTGAACCCCGCCTGCGAGCCGCCGACGCGGATGCGCCGCGCCCCATCGAGCGAGTCGCGCACGAATCCGCGCGGCCCCATCCCGCCCGTCAGCACCATGCGGAGGAGTCGCGCGAGGTCGACCACTGACGCGGTGAGATCGGCGGTGGGGCCGAGGCCGCGCGCGGTCCCGGGCGCCGGGAAGGTCCGCCCGTCGAGGGTCCACATGGTGCCACGCGCGTGCCGCGCGGCGTTCGGATCGTCGCGCGCGCCGGTCATGCCGCGTGGCGCGAGCACCTCGCGCCGCAGTGCGTCGGTCAAGCGGGGCGAGAGGGCCGTCACACGGAACGGCGTGTCGGCGGTGACGCGTCGCGTGCTGTCCGCCGGATCGATCCGCCCGAATCCCTTCGCCCACACGACCCGCTCGCCATCGACGAGGGCGAGCGCGAGTCCGGGGATCCCGTGCTGCGCCATCTGCGCATCGACGAAGCGCGCGATGGCCGCGACGGCGAGCGTGTCGCGAGCTGGTGGCGGGACGGAGTCCTGCGCCGCTGCGACCAGCAGAGTGAGGGCGAACGTGACGAATGGCACGACGCGGGGCGAGGGATCGAGGACGTGCCCGCGGGCGCGGGCACGGAAACGCGGCTGCAGCCGCTCGTCGTGTTCTACGCCGCGAGCGCGGGTCGCGCAAGCGACGGCCTGAACGCAACGACGCTCCCGGCGCATGCGCCGGGAGCGTCGACTACGGGGGCAGTCGGAGGTCAGACCTTCGTGACGTTCGCTGCCTGCGGTCCCTTCTGGCCGTCGACGATCTCGAACTCGACCTTGTCGCCCTCGGCGAGGGACTTGAATCCCTGGGACTGGATCGCGCTGAAATGCACGAACACGTCGGGGCCACCTTCACGCTGGATGAAGCCGAACCCCTTCGCGTCGTTGAACCACTTCACGGTGCCATTGATGCGGGCCATCGATCTGGTGCTCCTGTTCCGGACGGACGGTAGAGGTTCAGGCGGCCCCGGCGATGTACCGGGCGGTGCGGCCGCAGCCGACGCACTTGAGCGTGACCTGCGACCTCGGCGGCGGTGGGGCGTGTCCCGGTTCCCGCTGGATCGAACCCGAGCAGGAGGGGCAGCTGAGCG
This window of the Gemmatimonadota bacterium genome carries:
- a CDS encoding serine hydrolase, yielding MPFVTFALTLLVAAAQDSVPPPARDTLAVAAIARFVDAQMAQHGIPGLALALVDGERVVWAKGFGRIDPADSTRRVTADTPFRVTALSPRLTDALRREVLAPRGMTGARDDPNAARHARGTMWTLDGRTFPAPGTARGLGPTADLTASVVDLARLLRMVLTGGMGPRGFVRDSLDGARRIRVGGSQAGFSAELEALPDERLGAAVTLSLDGAHAVAGRIASEALRLWRAARAGEPVEVPRATHVIDAPRRGALEGTYRGSTRTVELEDRLGDLWLDDLHGGTPLLLRAIDDTSLIADGRLAFGAMVRLLPTDGGRARLAFAGDTFVRTPERRPAPPPAAWRAIIGEYGEDDDVLYLLERDGRLFALVGWFQFRPLEVVDGDRLRFPTSGPYAGRTMRLERDRGDGSASRVTAVRIGDTRFRRRAIAPEDGSTFRITPQRPIEILRREALAAAPPPQPGRETGELVDLVTLDPGMRLDIRYATTDNFMGAVMYERAQARLQRPAAEALARVQRTLASQGYGLLIHDAYRPWYVTRMFWDATPDSQRVFVADPANGSRHNRGAAVDLSLYDLRTGRDVPMVSGYDEFSPRAYPFYPGGTSEQRWFRALLRRAMQAEGFIVYDAEWWHFDHESWRRWAVGNTR
- a CDS encoding cold-shock protein, which codes for MARINGTVKWFNDAKGFGFIQREGGPDVFVHFSAIQSQGFKSLAEGDKVEFEIVDGQKGPQAANVTKV